TCAGCAAACGCATTGTCTGGTGGTCAACAACAAAGATTAGTTATTGCAAGAGCTATTGCAGTTGACCCGGAAGTGATCTTGCTAGACGAACCAACATCCGCATTAGACCCAATTGCAACACAAAGAATAGAAAGATTACTTGAAGAGCTGGTTGAAAAATATACTATAATTATAGTAACACATAATCTTTCTCAAGCTATAAGAATTTCTGATTATTTATATTTTATGTATCAAGGCGATTTAATAGAATCAGGATTAACTTCTGATATAATCAAATCACCTAAAAACCAATTAACTGAAGATTACTTAAACGGAAGAATAGGATAATGGAGGTTATATTATGCAAAATGTACATCATTTTGAAAATGAAGTTTTAATATTAAAAGCTGACATATCAAAAATGCTTTCTTTAATACTAGAATCATTTAATATGGCTATAAAATCTTTGGAAACTAACGATGCAGCTTTAGCTAAAAGAGTTATAGATTTAGATGATAAAATTGATGATATTAATAGAAAAATTGAAGATGAAGTATACCAGATAATTGCAAGATATAACCCTTTAGCTAAAGAATTAAGATATATAATTACTATGATAAAATTTTCTAATAACCTTGAAAGAATTGGCGACCTTTCATGCAATATAGCACAAAAAGTGTTTGAATTTAAAGATAACAATATTTCAGCTTTACTAAATGAAGATACACTGAAAATGATAGGTTTTTCACTAGAGATGCTCAAAGAAGTATTTAAAGCGTTTAATGAGAGAAATGTTGAATTAGCAATTGAAATATGGAAAAAAGATAATATAATTGATGATCTTGAAATTCAAATTAGAAAAGATATTTTAAATGATTTTAAAAATGGAAAATATGATGAAAAACTTATAATTCCTTATGTATTGATAGCCCGAGATATTGAAAGAGTTTCTGATCAAGTTACTAATTTATGTGAAGAAATTGTTTATATTGAAAAAGGTGAAAAAATAACTAATTTCCTATAGGAGGAAAAATATGGCTTCGATCTTAATTGTAGAAGATGATAAAGATATTAGAGATATTTTAAGAACCTATTTAGAAATAGAAAAATATATTATCTATGAAGTGGAATCTATTAATCAAATGAATGATTTTTTAAACAAAAACAATGTGGATATTATATTATTAGACGTAATGTTACCTGATGGTGAATCTATTGATATTTTACCTTTCATAAGGGCAAAAAATAAAAATACTGGCATAATAATAATCTCTGCTAAAAATACTGATAGAGATAAAATATTTG
This is a stretch of genomic DNA from Marinitoga hydrogenitolerans DSM 16785. It encodes these proteins:
- the phoU gene encoding phosphate signaling complex protein PhoU, which gives rise to MQNVHHFENEVLILKADISKMLSLILESFNMAIKSLETNDAALAKRVIDLDDKIDDINRKIEDEVYQIIARYNPLAKELRYIITMIKFSNNLERIGDLSCNIAQKVFEFKDNNISALLNEDTLKMIGFSLEMLKEVFKAFNERNVELAIEIWKKDNIIDDLEIQIRKDILNDFKNGKYDEKLIIPYVLIARDIERVSDQVTNLCEEIVYIEKGEKITNFL